One stretch of Siphonobacter curvatus DNA includes these proteins:
- a CDS encoding oxygenase MpaB family protein: MLLRTIKPTRYFSDELLSHYRQQTDPAADAIIEQVAAAGGPAGVRTFLQQRTEGKIPLKEVPECRRFVREEGRLPDWADPKLMASGIRLFQRHRDTITLLLGCLSLPYAYLAADGVQVLALSKRMQNDTRQRLEETGAFVFGITEAEAWQGKYPTAIERILNVRLIHAVVRWFCQHSNRWNPAWGEPVNQEDMAGTNLTFSYIIIQGLRKNGIEPDEKEAEAYLHFWKVVGYLSGVPEDLLPENLREAYVLGQSIARRLFRPSPEGQQLTQALLRALEDTVPEGLKTLPAAQMRFLLGDEYADQLALPAVPLEKRLVRLLPMRIFFRP, encoded by the coding sequence ATGCTCTTACGTACCATCAAACCCACGCGATATTTCTCGGACGAGCTACTCAGCCATTACCGGCAACAAACCGATCCGGCCGCCGATGCGATTATTGAACAGGTGGCCGCGGCGGGTGGCCCGGCGGGGGTACGCACCTTTCTCCAGCAACGGACGGAAGGCAAAATTCCGCTGAAAGAGGTACCCGAGTGCCGACGCTTTGTTCGTGAAGAGGGACGACTGCCCGACTGGGCTGATCCAAAGCTGATGGCTAGCGGCATTCGCCTTTTTCAGCGGCATCGCGATACCATTACTTTGTTGCTGGGCTGCCTGTCGCTACCGTACGCTTATCTGGCTGCCGATGGGGTGCAGGTACTGGCTCTTTCCAAACGGATGCAGAACGACACGCGGCAACGTCTGGAAGAAACCGGGGCTTTTGTCTTTGGCATTACGGAGGCCGAAGCCTGGCAGGGAAAGTATCCCACCGCCATCGAACGCATTTTGAACGTACGCCTGATTCACGCCGTCGTACGCTGGTTTTGTCAGCATTCGAATCGATGGAACCCGGCCTGGGGCGAGCCCGTCAACCAGGAAGACATGGCCGGTACTAATCTGACATTTAGCTATATCATCATTCAGGGCTTACGGAAAAACGGAATTGAACCCGACGAAAAAGAGGCGGAGGCTTACCTGCATTTCTGGAAAGTGGTAGGCTACCTCAGTGGTGTACCAGAAGACTTGCTACCCGAAAACCTGCGGGAGGCCTACGTACTGGGGCAATCCATTGCCCGGCGATTGTTCCGACCTTCGCCCGAAGGACAGCAGTTAACTCAAGCCTTGCTACGGGCACTGGAGGATACCGTTCCCGAAGGTTTAAAGACCCTCCCGGCGGCTCAGATGCGGTTTTTATTGGGGGATGAGTACGCGGATCAACTGGCACTGCCGGCGGTACCACTGGAAAAAAGACTGGTTCGCTTGTTACCCATGCGAATTTTTTTCCGTCCCTGA
- a CDS encoding DMP19 family protein, translating into MNTDIYLEEPQANIELLVAEVDNGGFGQYFINSLGVDCFKTLRALRSMGKVKTAEILQQAIHLINP; encoded by the coding sequence ATGAATACTGATATCTATCTAGAAGAGCCTCAAGCCAACATCGAGCTCCTGGTGGCAGAAGTAGACAATGGAGGTTTTGGTCAGTACTTCATTAATTCTTTGGGCGTTGATTGCTTCAAAACACTAAGAGCACTTAGAAGTATGGGTAAGGTCAAGACGGCTGAAATCCTTCAACAAGCAATTCATCTAATCAATCCCTAA
- a CDS encoding SCP2 sterol-binding domain-containing protein, whose protein sequence is MTFEEVDTKIKQLAAQKGGTGDVIKFQTDEGNIVIDRDGTVTNDDRESDVTIGISAKDLGKLMTGDLNPMTALMFGKIKITGDMSLAMKLQSLF, encoded by the coding sequence ATGACTTTCGAAGAAGTAGACACTAAAATCAAGCAACTCGCCGCTCAGAAAGGCGGTACGGGTGACGTAATCAAATTTCAGACCGATGAGGGAAACATTGTCATTGATCGCGATGGTACCGTAACGAACGATGATCGCGAATCAGATGTTACGATTGGTATCAGTGCCAAAGATCTGGGCAAACTCATGACGGGTGACCTCAATCCGATGACGGCTCTGATGTTCGGTAAAATTAAAATTACGGGTGATATGTCGCTCGCCATGAAATTGCAGTCGCTGTTTTAA
- the mnmE gene encoding tRNA uridine-5-carboxymethylaminomethyl(34) synthesis GTPase MnmE, which translates to MSGTFTSTICALATPTGIGAIGVIRVSGPETFPIVQKLFQGKNLSQQATHTIHFGTIRDEAGQIVDEVLLSLFRTPHSYTREDSIEISCHGSNFIIQKILRLLIKNGCRMAQHGEFTQRAFLNGQLDLAQAEAVADLIASDTEVSHRAAIHQIRGGFSKDIAQLREQLIHFASLIELELDFGEEDVEFADRTQLRQLIRNIRQTLRPLIDSFELGNVLKEGVPVAIVGPPNAGKSTLLNALLNEEKAIVTEIAGTTRDVIEDTLVLSGIKFRVLDTAGIRETSDRVEAIGVERSLAALDRAEIILKLSSTDVASAEFESLFAARVPEPGRVIRIHTKADVYADPSADLSISAATGQGIEELKQRLVDRVNLERTNDTVVTNLRHYEHLTATDTALQRALEGLDAGITQDWLAMDIRQSLVHLGEITGQITTDDLLENIFSKFCIGK; encoded by the coding sequence ATGTCAGGTACGTTTACTTCCACCATTTGTGCCCTCGCTACGCCGACGGGTATTGGTGCCATTGGCGTCATTCGGGTCTCGGGTCCCGAGACTTTCCCGATTGTTCAGAAACTTTTTCAAGGCAAAAATCTGAGCCAACAGGCAACGCATACCATTCACTTCGGAACCATCCGGGACGAAGCCGGGCAAATTGTGGATGAAGTCTTGCTTAGTTTATTCCGAACGCCGCATTCCTATACCCGCGAGGATTCGATTGAAATTTCCTGTCATGGTTCCAACTTCATCATCCAGAAGATTCTTCGTTTGCTCATTAAAAACGGCTGCCGGATGGCCCAGCACGGCGAATTTACGCAACGGGCTTTCCTGAACGGGCAACTAGATCTGGCTCAGGCCGAAGCCGTGGCTGATCTGATTGCCTCGGATACGGAAGTCAGTCACCGGGCGGCGATTCACCAGATTCGCGGGGGATTTTCGAAAGATATCGCTCAGCTACGCGAGCAACTGATTCACTTCGCTTCATTGATTGAACTGGAGCTTGATTTTGGCGAAGAAGACGTCGAGTTTGCGGATCGTACGCAATTACGTCAGCTCATCCGTAACATTCGGCAAACCTTACGTCCCCTCATTGATTCTTTTGAGTTGGGAAACGTGCTGAAAGAGGGGGTGCCCGTAGCGATTGTAGGACCGCCCAACGCCGGGAAATCGACCCTACTCAATGCTCTTTTGAACGAGGAGAAAGCCATTGTGACCGAAATTGCCGGTACCACCCGCGATGTCATTGAAGACACCCTGGTTTTAAGTGGAATCAAGTTCCGCGTGCTGGATACAGCTGGCATTCGGGAAACCAGTGATCGAGTAGAGGCCATCGGCGTCGAACGTTCGCTAGCCGCACTGGACCGGGCCGAAATTATTCTCAAGCTAAGCAGTACGGATGTGGCCAGTGCCGAATTTGAATCCCTATTTGCAGCTCGGGTACCGGAGCCTGGACGGGTGATTCGTATCCACACCAAAGCGGATGTGTACGCGGATCCTTCTGCGGATCTTTCCATTTCTGCCGCTACTGGCCAGGGCATTGAAGAACTCAAGCAACGCCTCGTGGACCGCGTAAACCTCGAGCGGACCAACGACACCGTAGTGACTAATCTTCGCCACTACGAACACCTAACTGCCACCGATACCGCCCTGCAACGGGCCCTCGAAGGCCTCGATGCCGGCATCACCCAGGATTGGCTAGCGATGGACATCCGCCAATCCCTGGTACACCTCGGCGAAATAACGGGACAAATCACGACGGATGATTTGCTGGAGAATATCTTTTCTAAGTTTTGTATTGGCAAGTAA